From a single Apium graveolens cultivar Ventura chromosome 2, ASM990537v1, whole genome shotgun sequence genomic region:
- the LOC141706078 gene encoding fatty-acid-binding protein 2-like isoform X2, translating into MIKLAYPEIYYFYGVGNRSQNVVCLPHENDDVLSQRCMEQGPSNFEHRGCDLCLSTLDYSRHAVEPVTGIEFPAILENGSDGETNSNWLSEVLVGTGSRTMKIIKIKSLKLYAFGFYIHPFDVCEKLGRKYCSIPASELCKHRSFYQDLLREDISMTIRLVVSANGIKINTVRSAFEKSLRARLIKTNPNSDIDCVRKFGSLFAEDIPIRAGTTIFFKRTADGNLITEIGGDEIGAVQSKDLCRAFFDMYIGDVPVCEQTKEEIGRNVASMIRRC; encoded by the exons ATGA TAAAATTAGCCTATCCtgagatatattatttttatggTGTTGGTAACAGATCTCAGAATGTTGTATGTCTTCCACATGAGAATGATGATGTACTATCGCAGAGATGCATGGAACAAGGTCCCAGTAATTTTGAGCACCGTGGATGTGATCTCTGTTTATCTACTTTAGACTATTCAAGGCATGCAGTTGAACCTGTGACGGGCATTGAGTTTCCAGCTATATTAGAAAACGGTTCAGACGGAGAGACCAACTCAAATTGGCTGTCAGAG GTGCTTGTCGGAACTGGATCCAGAACaatgaaaataattaaaattaagtCTCTGAAGCTTTATGCATTTGGTTTCT ATATTCATCCTTTTGATGTCTGTGAGAAATTGGGCCGGAAATATTGCTCTATTCCAGCAAGTGAACTATGTAAACACCGTTCCTTCTATCAGGATCTTCTCAG GGAGGACATTAGCATGACTATTAGACTCGTGGTTAGTGCCAACGGGATTAAAATTAATACAGTTAGAAG TGCTTTTGAAAAATCTCTTCGAGCTCGATTGATTAAG ACGAACCCAAACAGTGATATCGACTGTGTGAGAAAATTTGGTTCTCTTTTCGCCGAAGATATTCCCATACGTGCG GGAACAACAATTTTTTTCAAGAGAACAGCAGATGGAAATTTAATTACAGAAA TTGGAGGAGATGAAATTGGAGCAGTTCAAAGCAAGGATTTGTGCA GGGCATTCTTTGATATGTACATTGGAGATGTTCCTGTCTGTGAACAAACAAAAGAAGAAATAGGGAGAAATGTAGCAAGTATGATAAGGAGGTGCTAA
- the LOC141706077 gene encoding endoglucanase 16-like codes for MGNGGRGAAAAIIMAWLAIFEGLFVHVANGQFNYKEALTKSLIFLEAQRSGKLPPNNRVPWRGDSALNDGKEANVDLVGGYYDAGDNVKYGLPMAFTVTTLSWAALFYQKELESAGELENARAAIRWGTDYFLKASVTPNTLYVQVGDPNKDHECWVNPEKMQTPRTVLKIDPSTPGSEIAAETAAAMASASMVFRGVDEPYATRLSTKAEDLFRFARDHRGTFDGECPFYCSYSGFNDELLWAAVWLYKATKQDVYHQFITEEAVPANVNEFNWDLKYSGSQVLLAELFWQGQKEFEDYKDHADGYICSTHPDSPYHQVFITPGGMVHLRDGANGQYVTGTAFLLSIYGDLLARHNENVQCGNKQITCVQVSDFAKKQIDYLLGENPQKRSYMVGFGQNPPTQAHHRGASVPPLAANEEVNCGMSFNDWFNPNKPNPNELTGAFVGGPDKTDNFQDLRSASSYTEPVTYCNSLAVGVLAKLAMTSHAQM; via the exons ATGGGGAATGGCGGAAGAGGAGCAGCAGCAGCCATAATTATGGCTTGGCTTGCTATTTTTGAAGGTTTATTTGTTCATGTGGCCAATGGTCAGTTTAATTATAAGGAGGCTTTGACAAAATCACTTATATTCTTAGAGGCACAAAGATCAGGAAAACTCCCTCCCAATAACAGGGTTCCTTGGAGAGGTGATTCTGCTCTTAATGATGGTAAAGAAGCCAAT GTTGATCTGGTGGGAGGATACTATGATGCAGGAGACAATGTGAAATATGGTCTGCCTATGGCATTCACAGTTACAACATTGTCATGGGCGGCTCTTTTTTATCAGAAAGAACTTGAAAGTGCAGGAGAACTGGAAAATGCCAGGGCTGCTATCCGTTGGGGTACAGATTATTTTTTGAAAGCCAGTGTTACCCCAAACACATTATATGTCCAG GTAGGAGATCCCAACAAAGATCATGAGTGTTGGGTAAATCCAGAAAAGATGCAAACACCAAGAACAGTACTGAAGATTGATCCAAGTACACCTGGAAGTGAGATTGCTGCCGAAACTGCTGCCGCTATGGCTTCTGCTTCCATGGTCTTTAGAGGCGTTGATGAACCTTATGCTACTCGTCTCTCTACCAAGGCGGAAGAC CTATTTAGATTTGCCAGAGATCATAGAGGGACTTTTGATGGAGAATGCCCTTTCTACTGCTCATATTCAGGCTTCAAT GATGAATTGTTGTGGGCAGCAGTATGGCTATACAAGGCAACTAAACAAGATGTGTACCACCAGTTCATAACAGAGGAGGCCGTTCCTGCTAATGTTAACGAGTTCAATTGGGATCTCAAGTATTCTGGCAGTCAAGTCCTCCTTGCTGAA TTATTTTGGCAAGGACAAAAAGAGTTTGAAGACTATAAAGATCATGCAGATGGTTATATTTGCTCCACTCATCCAGACAGTCCTTACCACCAGGTTTTTATAACTCCTGGCGGTATGGTTCACCTCAGAGACGGTGCCAATGGTCAATATGTTACGGGTACTGCTTTCCTCCTCAGCATATACGGTGATCTCCTAGCTCGACACAATGAAAATGTTCAATGCGGCAACAAGCAAATCACTTGTGTTCAAGTATCTGATTTTGCTAAAAAACAG ATTGATTATCTTTTAGGGGAAAATCCTCAAAAAAGATCATACATGGTAGGATTTGGTCAGAATCCACCAACACAAGCTCATCACAGAGGAGCTTCTGTTCCACCATTGGCTGCTAACGAAGAAGTGAACTGTGGCATGAGCTTTAATGACTGGTTCAATCCAAATAAACCAAACCCCAATGAGCTAACAGGAGCCTTTGTTGGTGGCCCGGATAAGACCGACAATTTCCAGGATCTTCGTTCTGCTTCCTCCTACACTGAGCCTGTAACTTATTGTAATTCCCTAGCTGTAGGTGTCCTAGCCAAGCTAGCCATGACGTCTCATGCTCAAATGTGA
- the LOC141706078 gene encoding fatty-acid-binding protein 2-like isoform X1, with protein MFPVEPLVNPNLLTNISSFVDNSRYFYVSGSMALQDAFNCMSKFTGALLLWLASRPSSNMHHNLAGDHVGPNTGRCRSYTQVNYFTAQNLTGFSRSFKLMGDSSIPLFFEKISSFGVRQLYKHAEQLQSFPMISLAAALVPPFNNESQNVVCLPHENDDVLSQRCMEQGPSNFEHRGCDLCLSTLDYSRHAVEPVTGIEFPAILENGSDGETNSNWLSEVLVGTGSRTMKIIKIKSLKLYAFGFYIHPFDVCEKLGRKYCSIPASELCKHRSFYQDLLREDISMTIRLVVSANGIKINTVRSAFEKSLRARLIKTNPNSDIDCVRKFGSLFAEDIPIRAGTTIFFKRTADGNLITEIGGDEIGAVQSKDLCRAFFDMYIGDVPVCEQTKEEIGRNVASMIRRC; from the exons ATGTTTCCCGTGGAACCCCTTGTCAACCCGAATTTGTTAACCAATATTAGTTCGTTCGTCGACAATTCAAGATACTTTTATGTTTCTGGAAGTATGGCTCTACAAGATGCTTTCAACTGTATGTCAAAGTTTACAGGCGCTTTGCTATTGTGGCTTGCCAGTAGGCCGAGTTCCAATATGCATCATAATTTAGCGGGCGATCATGTTGGTCCAAATACAGGAAGATGTAGATCTTATACGCAAGTGAACTACTTTACTGCCCAGAATCTCACTGGATTTAGTCGCAGTTTTAAATTAATGGGAGATTCTTCCATCCCGTTGTTTTTTGAAAAGATTTCGAGTTTCGGTGTGAGACAATTGTACAAACATGCCGAGCAGCTTCAATCTTTTCCTATGATCTCATTAGCTGCAGCTTTAGTACCACCATTCAATAATGA ATCTCAGAATGTTGTATGTCTTCCACATGAGAATGATGATGTACTATCGCAGAGATGCATGGAACAAGGTCCCAGTAATTTTGAGCACCGTGGATGTGATCTCTGTTTATCTACTTTAGACTATTCAAGGCATGCAGTTGAACCTGTGACGGGCATTGAGTTTCCAGCTATATTAGAAAACGGTTCAGACGGAGAGACCAACTCAAATTGGCTGTCAGAG GTGCTTGTCGGAACTGGATCCAGAACaatgaaaataattaaaattaagtCTCTGAAGCTTTATGCATTTGGTTTCT ATATTCATCCTTTTGATGTCTGTGAGAAATTGGGCCGGAAATATTGCTCTATTCCAGCAAGTGAACTATGTAAACACCGTTCCTTCTATCAGGATCTTCTCAG GGAGGACATTAGCATGACTATTAGACTCGTGGTTAGTGCCAACGGGATTAAAATTAATACAGTTAGAAG TGCTTTTGAAAAATCTCTTCGAGCTCGATTGATTAAG ACGAACCCAAACAGTGATATCGACTGTGTGAGAAAATTTGGTTCTCTTTTCGCCGAAGATATTCCCATACGTGCG GGAACAACAATTTTTTTCAAGAGAACAGCAGATGGAAATTTAATTACAGAAA TTGGAGGAGATGAAATTGGAGCAGTTCAAAGCAAGGATTTGTGCA GGGCATTCTTTGATATGTACATTGGAGATGTTCCTGTCTGTGAACAAACAAAAGAAGAAATAGGGAGAAATGTAGCAAGTATGATAAGGAGGTGCTAA